GTACTGGACAGGCTTTTACAAGCTCTTCCCTTTCCCGGACGACTGACGCATCAGCGGAAGGAGATCCGGGATCCAGCAATCAAACTTCGCGAAGCGTCCGTCTGTCAGCAACGCCGCAGCAGAGAGAGCCGCTTCGCGGCACTTCTCTCCTGGATCCCGGATCTCCTTCCGCTACCGCTCCAGTCGTCCGGGAGAGGGGGCGGGGGCACATCGGGCGATGTTTCATGGCACCGCCCCGACGCCCGGTACCCCAGGTCGGCCGAGGGACGACCCCTCTTCCCCGGGCTCCGCCGGCCCGAGGAGCGCCATCGCGGCGCGGTAGCCGTTGAGCGTGCCGGTATCGACGTAGGCGGTGCCGGCGCAGACACCCGTCGCCCGGCCGCCTGCGTCGAGCCAGGCATTGACGAGGGTGCCGATATACTCGTCGCGGCACTGCCGCGCCTGCCAGAGGCCGTGCAGCTCGGCGAGGATGCGGCCGGTGAGCTTGAACGCCCCCCAGACCCAGGACGAGGCGGCGTCCTGCCGCTTCACCTGGATCTCCCGCACCGCGTCGCCGTCGAGCACCACGGCGTCGAACAGCTCCGGCCGCTCGACCGGGAAGAGCAGGAAGGACAGCCCGTCGGCCGGCAGGCGCGCCAGCCCGTCATCCGGGAACCACACCGTGTCGGGCAGGCCGACCAGCACCGGCTCGTCGGGGGCGATCAGCGGCAGGGCGCGAAACAGCGCGTCGCACAGGCCCGCGGGGCGCGGCTGCACCACGTAGGCGATCGGCGCCGGCCCGTAGCCGGAGCCGTAATACTCGACGATGTCGGACTTGCCCGGGGCGATCA
This is a stretch of genomic DNA from Methylobacterium sp. 17Sr1-1. It encodes these proteins:
- a CDS encoding sugar phosphate nucleotidyltransferase, giving the protein MWGIVPAAGRGSRIQPLAFSKELLPVGSRLRDGAERPCAVSEYVVERMIRGGADKICFVIAPGKSDIVEYYGSGYGPAPIAYVVQPRPAGLCDALFRALPLIAPDEPVLVGLPDTVWFPDDGLARLPADGLSFLLFPVERPELFDAVVLDGDAVREIQVKRQDAASSWVWGAFKLTGRILAELHGLWQARQCRDEYIGTLVNAWLDAGGRATGVCAGTAYVDTGTLNGYRAAMALLGPAEPGEEGSSLGRPGVPGVGAVP